One region of Scomber scombrus chromosome 10, fScoSco1.1, whole genome shotgun sequence genomic DNA includes:
- the jph2 gene encoding junctophilin-2 produces MSGGRFEFDDGGAYCGGWEGGKAHGHGICTGPKGQGEFSGSWNYGFEVVGVYTWPSGNTYEGYWSQGKRHGLGVETKGHWIYKGEWTHGFKGRYGIRQSIGSGAKYEGTWNNGLQDGYGTETYADGGTFQGQFTGGMRHGYGVRQSVPYGMAAVVRSPLRTSLTSLRSEHSNGTVLQQDIPVITTTNASGEETPVATPTQLGPSRGGFALTLMVDPDTVKPKKKGLFRRSSLLGKLKKSESSTSLASQKSKISFLRTDSALSSNASDTNSSIGDESLAGAEDFPPVEADIDATTTEVYMGEWKNDKRSGYGISERSSGLKYEGEWLNNQRHGYGCTTFAEGGKEEGKYMNNMLVKAMKKRVISLKGSKIKQKVERAVEGAQRAAAIGKQKAEIAASRTSHAKAKSDTAEQSAHASNSESSIARLVAKELSPSFYQPGPEYLKKRVLPDVGEGGSENTDPVMHEPLLAEEEPPPTPPESPLMNELDSLMPGSSLGRTPSPSPGIMIKEDPKLLGPGGWNEDKTSKGGGSKGGSKPNSRPSSRPNTPSATTTASTLAAPEGNRVPSRTPSRQSNKAEQGSDLEIKALQKYDSEAKAPDVAPAAAAAPVRNSLIAPDEEEVPRPSSKVSSKAINTESKKPELKTEKAPSVRERVPSVSENKVESREASRPPSKAETKPLSRRQPSPAPSPKPAPKLEPKIVHKQSEVKATVNKLAPKVEPKAEARQKVMVSSPSKEVPVESMELEGPNTIMICMVILLNIGLAILFVHILS; encoded by the exons ATGAGTGGAGGTCGCTTTGAGTTTGACGACGGCGGAGCTTACTGCGGAGGCTGGGAGGGGGGCAAAGCCCACGGACATGGCATCTGCACCGGACCCAAAGGCCAGGGCGAGTTCTCCGGTTCCTGGAACTACGGATTCGAGGTGGTGGGAGTCTACACTTGGCCCAGCGGGAACACCTACGAGGGGTACTGGTCGCAGGGGAAGCGTCATGGTCTGGGGGTCGAGACCAAAGGACACTGGATTTACAAAGGGGAATGGACTCATGGGTTTAAAGGGAGATATGGCATCCGGCAAAGTATTGGCAGTGGAGCAAAGTATGAAGGGACGTGGAATAATGGGCTTCAAGATGGATATGGAACAGAAACGTATGCTGATGGAG GTACTTTCCAAGGTCAGTTCACTGGCGGGATGCGGCACGGCTATGGCGTCCGTCAGAGTGTCCCCTACGGCATGGCAGCAGTTGTCCGCTCCCCTCTTCGTACCTCCCTGACCTCCCTTCGCAGCGAGCACAGCAACGGCACCGTCCTGCAGCAAGACATCCCCGTCATCACCACCACCAATGCTTCGGGTGAGGAAACACCTGTCGCCACGCCGACCCAACTGGGACCGTCCCGTGGTGGCTTCGCCCTCACTCTCATGGTGGACCCAGATACCGTGAAACCCAAGAAAAAGGGCCTGTTCCGCAGGAGCTCCCTGCTGGGCAAGCTGAAGAAGTCTGAATCAAGCACCTCGCTGGCCAGCCAGAAGAGCAAGATCAGCTTCCTTAGGACGGATTCGGCTCTCAGCTCCAACGCCAGCGACACCAACTCCAGCATCGGGGACGAGAGCCTGGCCGGAGCTGAGGACTTCCCCCCAGTGGAGGCCGACATTGACGCCACCACCACAGAGGTCTACATGGGCGAGTGGAAGAACGACAAGCGCTCAGGATATGGAATAAGCGAAAGGTCCAGTGGGCTAAAGTACGAGGGCGAGTGGCTCAACAACCAGAGGCACGGCTACGGCTGCACCACCTTCgcagagggagggaaggaggagggcaAATACATGAACAACATGCTGGTGAAGGCGATGAAGAAGAGGGTGATCTCGCTGAAGGGAAGCAAGATCAAACAGAAGGTGGAGCGGGCGGTGGAAGGAGCTCAAAGGGCTGCGGCCATCGGCAAGCAGAAGGCCGAGATCGCTGCTTCCAG GACGAGTCATGCAAAGGCCAAGTCAGACACAGCTGAACAGTCAGCTCATGCCTCCAACAGTGAGTCCAGCATTGCCAGACTGGTGGCCAAAGAGCTCTCCCCGTCCTTCTACCAGCCAG GTCCGGAGTATCTGAAGAAGAGAGTGTTACCCGATGTTGGGGAGGGCGGCAGTGAGAACACTGATCCAGTCATGCATGAGCCGCTGTTGGCTGAGGAGGAGCCGCCGCCTACACCACCCGAAAGCCCACTCATGAATGAACTGGACAGCCTCATGCCTGGGTCGTCCCTAGGTCGCACCCCTTCCCCCAGCCCAGGCATTATGATCAAGGAGGACCCCAAACTTCTCGGTCCAGGCGGCTGGAATGAAGACAAAACCAGTAAAGGTGGTGGCAGTAAGGGTGGCAGTAAACCCAACAGCAGGCCGAGTAGTCGCCCCAATACACCTTCAGCAACCACTACTGCTTCTACCTTGGCTGCACCTGAGGGCAATCGTGTCCCCTCTCGCACCCCAAGCCGTCAGAGCAACAAGGCCGAGCAGGGCTCCGACCTGGAGATCAAGGCTCTGCAGAAGTATGACTCCGAGGCAAAAGCTCCAGACGtcgctcctgctgctgctgctgcccctgTAAGGAATAGCCTCATCGCCCCAGATGAAGAAGAAGTGCCTCGCCCCTCCTCCAAAGTGTCCTCCAAAGCTATCAACACTGAGTCTAAAAAACCTGAGCTCAAAACTGAAAAAGCACCATCAGTCCGCGAGCGAGTGCCGTCTGTCTCTGAGAACAAAGTGGAGTCCAGGGAGGCGAGCAGGCCTCCAAGCAAAGCAGAGACAAAACCATTATCAAGACGACAACCCAGTCCCGCTCCGTCCCCCAAACCTGCACCAAAACTTGAACCTAAGATAGTACACAAGCAATCAGAAGTCAAAGCCACTGTTAACAAACTAGCACCAAAGGTGGAACCCAAAGCAGAGGCCCGACAGAAGGTCATGGTGTCAAGCCCTAGTAAGGAAGTGCCTGTGGAGTCTATGGAGTTGGAG GGCCCAAACACCATAATGATCTGCATGGTAATCCTGCTCAACATTGGCCTGGCTATTCTCTTCGTACACATTTTGTCATGA
- the LOC133987711 gene encoding cilia- and flagella-associated protein 45-like, with amino-acid sequence MDHFETSRSDRCGRSVLVARHPSVSNQEGETLQIVTKDLIRNLKVPCKDPSGESLILPAATFEQITSKSWGLTKEDRDALKAAYQKKKDEEIIAAEERKRQIYETDLARKQNPALNELEMEARGRAQHLLERADTLKMEQEEDIKKLNKLILGAQCQATRDHQIKEKKQMQAELTEEEKRLDDMMEVERRRALEIVNQIDELRKEQRIKGKQQICGQIEHRLLEKDLQDNMKEQEKCQVRENQEKMNQEDLKALEKKKEELHRLQQEIMCINNQTLRAKEQRREEEKLADMRDMEYIKNKLQREAELEAQQKQIKKDKELEIARLRARQEKATGYKADQEELRVQRSKEIIDREWRRKQKELAVKKAEEDENLKTARVEQLRCKEHFLSIKADREKADYERVLKAHQEAIIKQKEEEEKMHQKSLRHSEVIRQQVKEHEVRAVAQRRELLKETDQMSEAVQQRQMRLNELKEKKLKELKATGLPDKYCSDVERKARAF; translated from the exons ATGGATCACTTC GAGACATCAAGGTCGGACAGATGCGGAAGATCAGTCCTCGTGGCCAGGCATCCGTCCGTGAGCAACCAAGAAGGAGAGACGCTTCAAATAGTCACAAAGGACCTCATTCGCAATCTCAA AGTCCCATGTAAGGATCCTTCTGGAGAGTCCCTCATTCTACCAGCTGCTACGTTTGAGCAGATCACCTCAAAATCCTGGGGTCTCACCAAGGAGGATCGGGATGCGTTGAAGGCGGCTtatcagaagaagaaagacgAGGAAATT ATCGCTGCCGAGGAAAGGAAACGCCAAATCTATGAGACAGATCTGGCCCGTAAGCAGAACCCGGCGCTGAACGAGCTGGAGATGGAGGCCCGGGGCCGAGCGCAGCACCTGCTGGAGCGGGCCGACACCCTCAAGATGGAGCAAGAGGAGGACATCAAGAAGCTCAACAAG CTGATTCTGGGCGCTCAGTGCCAAGCCACACGTGACCACCAGATCAAGGAGAAGAAGCAGATGCAGGCGGagctgacagaggaggagaaacgtCTGGATGACATGATGGAAGTGGAGCGCCGCAGGGCCTTGGAGATTGTGAATCAGATCGATGAGCTGCGCAAAGAACAGAGGATCAA GGGAAAGCAGCAAATTTGCGGCCAGATCGAGCACCGTCTGTTGGAGAAGGACCTGCAAGACAACATGAAAGAACAGGAGAAATGTCAGGTCCGAGAGAATCAGGAGAAAATGAACCAGGAGGACCTCAAG GCcctggagaagaagaaggaggagctCCATCGGCTGCAGCAGGAGATAATGTGCATCAACAATCAGACCCTGCGGGCcaaggagcagaggagagaagaggagaagctgGCTGACATGAGAGACATGGAGTACATCAAGAACAAACTG CAACGGGAGGCAGAACTTGAAGCGCAGCAGAAACAAATCAAGAAAGATAAGGAGTTGGAGATTGCCCGGCTGAGGGCCCGTCAGGAGAAAGCTACAGGCTACAAGGCAGACCAG GAGGAGCTCCGTGTTCAGAGGAGCAAAGAAATTATTGACAGAGAATGGAGGAGAAAACAGAAGGAGCTCGCTGTCAAGAAGGCGGAGGAGGACGAGAACCTGAAGACAGCTCGTGTGGAGCAGCTTCGCTGCAAAGAGCACTTCCTGTCTATCAAGGCTGACCGAGAGAAGGCCGACTATGAGAGGGTGCTGAA GGCGCACCAGGAGGCGATCATCAAacagaaggaagaggaggaaaagatgcATCAGAAGTCGCTCCGTCACTCCGAGGTCATCAGGCAGCAGGTGAAGGAACATGAGGTCAGAGCCGTGGCTCAGCGCAGAGAGCTCTTAAAGGAGACGGATCAGATGAGCGAGGCGGTCCAGCAGAGACAGATGCGCCTTAATGAGCTCAAAGAGAAGAAGCTCAAGGAGCTCAA GGCTACAGGGCTCCCTGACAAATACTGCAGTGACGTGGAGAGGAAGGCCCGAGCTTTCTGA
- the LOC133988183 gene encoding tubulin alpha-1C chain-like isoform X1 — translation MRECISVHVGQAGVQIGNACWELYCLEHGIQPDGQMPSDKTIGGGDDSFNTFFSETGAGKHVPRAVFVDLEPTVIDEVRSGTYRQLFHPEQLITGKEDAANNYARGHYTIGKEIIDLVLDRIRKLVGDFISGRNNCVKDHYVSYLIMSLPLCPQSDQCTGLQGFLVFHSFGGGTGSGFTSLLMERLSVDYGKKSKLEFSIYPAPQVSTAVVEPYNSILTTHTTLEHSDCAFMVDNEAIYDICRRNLDIERPTYTNLNRLISQIVSSITASLRFDGALNVDLTEFQTNLVPYPRIHFPLATYAPVISAEKAYHEQLTVSEITNACFEPANQLVKCDPRHGKYMACCLLFRGDVVPKDVNAAIAAIKTKRSIQFVDWCPTGFKVGINYQPPTVVPGGDLAKVQRAVCMLSNTTAIAEAWARLDHKFDLMYAKRAFVHWYVGEGMEEGEFSEAREDMAALEKDYEEVGADTLGDEDEGEEY, via the exons ATG CGTGAGTGTATCTCAGTCCACGTTGGTCAGGCTGGAGTCCAGATTGGCAACGCCTGCTGGGAGCTTTACTGCCTGGAGCATGGGATCCAGCCGGACGGACAGATGCCCAGTGACAAAACAATTGGAGGAGGAGACGATTCCTTCAACACCTTCTTCAGTGAAACTGGAGCCGGAAAGCACGTCCCCAGGGCTGTTTTTGTCGATCTGGAGCCCACAGTCATCG ATGAGGTACGCAGTGGGACCTACCGCCAGCTCTTCCACCCTGAGCAGCTGATCACTGGCAAGGAGGATGCTGCCAACAACTACGCCCGAGGACACTACACCATCGGCAAAGAGATCATTGACCTGGTGCTGGACAGGATCCGCAAACTGGTGGGTGACTTCATATCAGGAAGAAATAATTGTGTTAAAGATCATTATGTATCATATTTAATcatgtctcttcctctctgtcctcagtCTGACCAGTGCACAGGCCTTCAGGGTTTCCTGGTGTTCCACAGCTTCGGAGGTGGCACCGGCTCTGGTTTCACCTCCCTGCTGATGGAGCGTCTGTCTGTCGACTACGGCAAGAAGTCCAAACTGGAGTTTTCCATCTACCCCGCTCCTCAGGTGTCCACCGCTGTGGTGGAGCCCTACAACTCCATCCTGACCACCCACACCACCCTGGAGCACTCTGACTGTGCCTTCATGGTAGATAACGAGGCCATCTACGATATCTGCCGTAGGAACCTCGATATTGAGCGTCCTACCTACACCAACCTGAACAGGTTGATCAGTCAGAttgtgtcctccatcactgcttCCCTTCGTTTCGATGGTGCCCTCAATGTTGATCTGACTGAGTTCCAGACCAACTTGGTGCCATATCCCCGTATCCACTTCCCTCTGGCCACCTACGCCCCCGTCATCTCAGCTGAGAAGGCTTACCATGAGCAGTTAACAGTATCTGAGATCACAAACGCTTGCTTTGAGCCAGCCAATCAATTGGTGAAATGCGACCCTCGCCACGGCAAGTACATGGCTTGCTGCCTTCTGTTCCGTGGTGATGTGGTTCCCAAAGATGTGAATGCTGCCATTGCCGCCATTAAAACCAAGCGCTCCATCCAGTTTGTGGACTGGTGTCCCACTGGTTTCAAGGTTGGCATCAACTACCAGCCTCCCACCGTGGTTCCCGGTGGAGATCTGGCCAAGGTCCAGAGGGCTGTGTGCATGCTGAGCAACACCACTGCTATTGCAGAGGCCTGGGCTCGGCTTGACCACAAGTTTGACCTGATGTACGCTAAGCGTGCCTTTGTTCACTGGTATGTGGGTGAGGGTATGGAGGAGGGAGAGTTCTCTGAGGCCAGAGAGGACATGGCAGCTCTGGAGAAGGATTACGAGGAGGTTGGAGCAGATACTTTgggagatgaagatgaaggagaagagtATTAA
- the LOC133988183 gene encoding tubulin alpha-1C chain-like isoform X2, which yields MRECISVHVGQAGVQIGNACWELYCLEHGIQPDGQMPSDKTIGGGDDSFNTFFSETGAGKHVPRAVFVDLEPTVIDEVRSGTYRQLFHPEQLITGKEDAANNYARGHYTIGKEIIDLVLDRIRKLSDQCTGLQGFLVFHSFGGGTGSGFTSLLMERLSVDYGKKSKLEFSIYPAPQVSTAVVEPYNSILTTHTTLEHSDCAFMVDNEAIYDICRRNLDIERPTYTNLNRLISQIVSSITASLRFDGALNVDLTEFQTNLVPYPRIHFPLATYAPVISAEKAYHEQLTVSEITNACFEPANQLVKCDPRHGKYMACCLLFRGDVVPKDVNAAIAAIKTKRSIQFVDWCPTGFKVGINYQPPTVVPGGDLAKVQRAVCMLSNTTAIAEAWARLDHKFDLMYAKRAFVHWYVGEGMEEGEFSEAREDMAALEKDYEEVGADTLGDEDEGEEY from the exons ATG CGTGAGTGTATCTCAGTCCACGTTGGTCAGGCTGGAGTCCAGATTGGCAACGCCTGCTGGGAGCTTTACTGCCTGGAGCATGGGATCCAGCCGGACGGACAGATGCCCAGTGACAAAACAATTGGAGGAGGAGACGATTCCTTCAACACCTTCTTCAGTGAAACTGGAGCCGGAAAGCACGTCCCCAGGGCTGTTTTTGTCGATCTGGAGCCCACAGTCATCG ATGAGGTACGCAGTGGGACCTACCGCCAGCTCTTCCACCCTGAGCAGCTGATCACTGGCAAGGAGGATGCTGCCAACAACTACGCCCGAGGACACTACACCATCGGCAAAGAGATCATTGACCTGGTGCTGGACAGGATCCGCAAACTG tCTGACCAGTGCACAGGCCTTCAGGGTTTCCTGGTGTTCCACAGCTTCGGAGGTGGCACCGGCTCTGGTTTCACCTCCCTGCTGATGGAGCGTCTGTCTGTCGACTACGGCAAGAAGTCCAAACTGGAGTTTTCCATCTACCCCGCTCCTCAGGTGTCCACCGCTGTGGTGGAGCCCTACAACTCCATCCTGACCACCCACACCACCCTGGAGCACTCTGACTGTGCCTTCATGGTAGATAACGAGGCCATCTACGATATCTGCCGTAGGAACCTCGATATTGAGCGTCCTACCTACACCAACCTGAACAGGTTGATCAGTCAGAttgtgtcctccatcactgcttCCCTTCGTTTCGATGGTGCCCTCAATGTTGATCTGACTGAGTTCCAGACCAACTTGGTGCCATATCCCCGTATCCACTTCCCTCTGGCCACCTACGCCCCCGTCATCTCAGCTGAGAAGGCTTACCATGAGCAGTTAACAGTATCTGAGATCACAAACGCTTGCTTTGAGCCAGCCAATCAATTGGTGAAATGCGACCCTCGCCACGGCAAGTACATGGCTTGCTGCCTTCTGTTCCGTGGTGATGTGGTTCCCAAAGATGTGAATGCTGCCATTGCCGCCATTAAAACCAAGCGCTCCATCCAGTTTGTGGACTGGTGTCCCACTGGTTTCAAGGTTGGCATCAACTACCAGCCTCCCACCGTGGTTCCCGGTGGAGATCTGGCCAAGGTCCAGAGGGCTGTGTGCATGCTGAGCAACACCACTGCTATTGCAGAGGCCTGGGCTCGGCTTGACCACAAGTTTGACCTGATGTACGCTAAGCGTGCCTTTGTTCACTGGTATGTGGGTGAGGGTATGGAGGAGGGAGAGTTCTCTGAGGCCAGAGAGGACATGGCAGCTCTGGAGAAGGATTACGAGGAGGTTGGAGCAGATACTTTgggagatgaagatgaaggagaagagtATTAA